The following proteins are co-located in the Magnetospirillum sp. WYHS-4 genome:
- a CDS encoding SDR family oxidoreductase, whose translation MPTVLITGASRGIGLEFCRQYLDDGWRVVATGRDPKNSKGLTALRGDLLVQALDVGNHEAVDALAASLRRESIDVLINNAGVYGPRSSALRNLDYAGWGEVFRINSMAALKVSEAFLDHVARSGQKRIAALTSKMGSMADNRSGGSYVYRSSKAALNAVMKSLSVDLAPRGILVGILHPGWVRTDMGGPGALIDADVSVAGMRKVIAGLTPETSGAFLNYDGSPIPW comes from the coding sequence ATGCCCACCGTGCTGATCACCGGCGCAAGCCGCGGTATCGGCCTGGAGTTCTGTCGCCAGTACCTGGACGATGGCTGGCGGGTGGTCGCCACCGGCCGCGATCCGAAGAATTCAAAAGGGTTGACGGCTTTGCGCGGCGACCTCCTGGTACAAGCCCTCGATGTGGGGAACCACGAAGCCGTCGATGCCCTGGCCGCCAGCCTACGCCGCGAATCCATCGACGTGCTTATCAACAACGCCGGTGTCTACGGGCCGCGTTCCTCGGCGCTGCGCAACCTGGACTACGCCGGGTGGGGCGAGGTCTTCCGCATCAATTCCATGGCCGCCCTGAAGGTCAGCGAGGCCTTCCTCGACCATGTAGCGCGTAGCGGCCAGAAGCGCATCGCTGCCCTGACCAGCAAGATGGGCAGCATGGCCGACAACCGATCCGGCGGGTCCTATGTCTACCGTTCCAGTAAAGCGGCCTTGAACGCCGTGATGAAGAGTTTGTCCGTAGACTTGGCGCCGCGCGGTATTCTGGTCGGCATCCTGCATCCGGGCTGGGTGCGGACCGACATGGGAGGCCCCGGCGCCCTGATCGACGCCGACGTCAGCGTCGCCGGCATGCGCAAGGTCATCGCGGGGTTGACTCCGGAAACCTCCGGGGCGTTCCTCAACTACGACGGTTCCCCGATTCCCTGGTAG
- the trmFO gene encoding methylenetetrahydrofolate--tRNA-(uracil(54)-C(5))-methyltransferase (FADH(2)-oxidizing) TrmFO, with protein sequence MAIQPIPVIGGGLAGSEAAWQLAQAGVPVRLYEMRPAKSTPAHASGGLAELVCSNSLRSDDAEGSAVGVLHAEMRRAGSLILKAADANRVPAGSALAVDREAFSRTVEETLLAHPLVTLVREEVASLDLPGCASAIVASGPLTSAPLAEAIRALSGTDSLAFFDAIAPIVVKESIDFSKAWFQSRWDKGEGDDYINCPMDDTQYEAFVDALLAGPKVPFKDWEKDTPYFEGCLPIEVMAERGRETLAFGPMKPVGLRDPHNPGRRLRAVVQLRQDNRLGTLYNMVGFQTKLAHGAQVEVFRTIPGLEGAEFARLGGIHRNTFLNGPRLLDGTLRLKADPRLRFAGQITGCEGYVESAAVGLLAGRFAAEEARSLPPRPPPATTTLGALLGHITGGALADTYQPMNITFGLFPPIEARNERGRPLKGRERKKALAARALADVEGWLAGE encoded by the coding sequence ATGGCGATCCAACCCATACCTGTGATCGGCGGCGGCCTGGCCGGCAGCGAAGCCGCCTGGCAACTTGCCCAGGCCGGCGTGCCGGTGCGGCTTTACGAGATGCGGCCGGCGAAGTCGACGCCGGCCCATGCCTCGGGCGGGCTGGCGGAACTGGTCTGTTCCAATTCCCTGCGTTCCGACGACGCCGAAGGCAGCGCGGTGGGCGTCCTGCATGCGGAAATGCGCCGGGCCGGCTCCCTGATCCTCAAGGCCGCCGACGCCAACCGGGTGCCGGCGGGCAGCGCCCTGGCCGTGGATCGCGAGGCCTTCAGCCGGACCGTCGAGGAGACCCTCCTCGCCCATCCCCTGGTGACACTGGTCCGCGAGGAAGTCGCTTCCCTGGACCTGCCGGGCTGCGCAAGCGCCATCGTCGCCAGCGGGCCCTTGACCTCGGCGCCCTTGGCCGAAGCCATCCGGGCCCTGAGCGGAACTGATTCCCTCGCCTTCTTCGACGCCATCGCCCCCATCGTGGTCAAGGAGTCCATCGACTTCTCCAAGGCATGGTTCCAATCGCGCTGGGACAAGGGGGAAGGGGACGACTACATCAACTGCCCCATGGACGACACCCAGTACGAGGCCTTCGTCGACGCCCTGCTGGCCGGCCCCAAGGTGCCCTTCAAGGACTGGGAGAAGGATACCCCCTATTTCGAAGGCTGCCTGCCCATCGAGGTGATGGCCGAACGGGGACGCGAGACCCTGGCTTTCGGTCCCATGAAGCCGGTGGGGCTCCGCGATCCCCACAACCCCGGCCGCCGGCTGCGCGCCGTGGTGCAGTTGCGCCAGGACAACCGGCTGGGCACCCTCTACAACATGGTGGGCTTCCAGACCAAGCTCGCCCATGGCGCCCAGGTGGAAGTCTTCCGCACCATTCCCGGCCTGGAAGGGGCCGAATTCGCCCGCCTGGGCGGCATCCACCGCAATACTTTCCTGAACGGGCCGCGCCTGCTGGACGGCACCTTGCGCCTGAAGGCCGATCCGCGACTGCGCTTCGCCGGCCAGATCACCGGCTGCGAGGGCTATGTGGAAAGCGCGGCCGTCGGCCTGCTGGCCGGGCGCTTCGCCGCGGAAGAAGCCCGGAGCCTGCCCCCGCGCCCGCCGCCCGCCACCACCACCCTGGGGGCCCTGCTGGGCCACATCACCGGCGGCGCCCTGGCCGATACCTACCAGCCGATGAACATCACCTTCGGCCTGTTCCCGCCCATCGAGGCCCGCAACGAACGCGGCCGGCCGCTGAAGGGCCGCGAACGCAAAAAGGCCCTGGCCGCCCGCGCCCTCGCCGATGTGGAGGGATGGCTGGCCGGCGAGTGA
- a CDS encoding diguanylate cyclase, translated as MTVSRRASAFLIVGFGAILACMLGALYIGVQHLEVTRQAWLRDAAFREKVRAAFVMREAVRERSFRLAFATTFPDFFDRDSQQEHFREAASVFVRARGELQNLILTPEEADALRSLEGTITKARPVVDEAMARVVEGGGNGEIQAQVEAGLNGQSKIIESLNTFVKVVEDSSLREAAAASRAVEQTQRKMMGLSTGAVILAIVIGIFVVARESRTTRELAANRDMLAKLSTTDALTGIANRRRFDEVFELEWTRAMRSGAPLSLILIDVDHFKWYNDEYGHAMGDQCLAAVAKAMSALVVRATDLAARYGGEEFACVLSNTDNAGALVVAEKIREAVAALEVEHKKSSAADHVTISIGVATVRPSKMDNPKDFFERADQCLYKAKESGRNRVVGCLA; from the coding sequence ATGACGGTAAGTCGCCGGGCGAGCGCGTTCCTGATCGTCGGTTTCGGGGCGATCCTGGCCTGCATGCTGGGGGCGCTCTACATCGGCGTCCAGCACCTGGAGGTTACCCGCCAGGCTTGGCTGCGGGACGCCGCTTTCCGCGAAAAGGTCCGGGCGGCTTTCGTGATGCGGGAGGCGGTGCGCGAACGTTCCTTCCGCTTGGCCTTCGCCACGACATTTCCAGACTTTTTCGACCGCGACTCCCAGCAGGAACATTTCCGTGAAGCGGCCAGCGTCTTCGTGCGGGCTCGCGGCGAGTTGCAGAACTTGATCCTGACGCCCGAGGAGGCCGATGCCCTGCGTTCCCTGGAGGGCACCATCACCAAGGCGCGTCCGGTTGTCGACGAGGCCATGGCGCGGGTCGTGGAAGGGGGGGGCAACGGTGAGATCCAGGCCCAGGTGGAAGCCGGCCTCAACGGCCAATCCAAAATCATCGAATCCCTGAACACCTTCGTGAAGGTGGTTGAGGATTCGTCGCTGCGCGAGGCCGCCGCCGCCAGCCGGGCCGTGGAACAGACCCAGCGCAAGATGATGGGCCTGAGCACCGGTGCGGTCATCCTGGCGATCGTCATCGGGATTTTCGTGGTGGCCCGGGAGTCCAGGACTACCCGCGAACTGGCCGCGAATCGCGACATGCTGGCCAAGCTGTCGACGACAGACGCCTTGACCGGCATCGCCAACCGTCGGCGCTTCGACGAAGTCTTCGAACTGGAATGGACGCGGGCCATGCGCAGCGGGGCGCCCTTGTCCCTTATCCTGATCGATGTGGACCACTTCAAATGGTATAACGACGAATACGGCCACGCCATGGGCGACCAATGCCTGGCGGCGGTCGCCAAGGCGATGTCGGCCCTGGTCGTCCGTGCCACCGACTTGGCGGCGCGTTACGGCGGCGAGGAATTCGCCTGCGTCCTGTCCAACACCGACAACGCCGGCGCCCTGGTGGTGGCAGAAAAGATCCGCGAGGCGGTGGCCGCCCTGGAAGTCGAGCATAAGAAATCGTCGGCTGCCGATCATGTCACGATCAGCATCGGCGTCGCCACCGTCCGGCCGAGCAAGATGGATAATCCGAAGGATTTCTTCGAGCGGGCCGACCAGTGTCTCTACAAGGCCAAGGAAAGCGGGCGCAACCGGGTGGTGGGCTGCTTGGCCTGA
- the rfaD gene encoding ADP-glyceromanno-heptose 6-epimerase → MYVVTGGAGFIGSNMAAAIEERGLGRVVVCDRLRDGVKWKNIAKRDLFDIVHPDRLLDFLDIHSAAVKAVIHMGAISATTETDADKIVDNNFRLSVALWRWCTTHQVPLIYASSAATYGDGRQGFSDDASPRHLETLRPLNAYGWSKHLFDRWVVRALGNGELRPPQWAGLKFFNVYGPNEAHKGTMKSVVAQIFPTVKAGGTCKLFKSHRPDYEDGGQSRDFVWIGDCIDVMTWLLDNPEASGLFNCGTGQARSFKDLAAATYRALGQEPKIEYIPTPEAIRDKYQYFTQADMGRLRAAGYARPFTALEDGVARYVRDFLDAEDSFR, encoded by the coding sequence ATGTACGTGGTGACCGGAGGCGCCGGATTCATCGGCTCCAACATGGCGGCGGCGATCGAGGAGCGGGGCCTGGGCCGCGTCGTCGTCTGCGACCGCCTGCGCGACGGGGTGAAATGGAAGAACATCGCCAAGCGCGATCTGTTCGACATCGTCCATCCCGACCGTCTGCTCGATTTCCTCGACATTCATAGCGCCGCCGTCAAGGCGGTGATCCACATGGGGGCCATTTCGGCCACCACCGAAACCGACGCCGACAAGATCGTCGACAACAACTTCCGCCTGTCGGTGGCGCTTTGGCGCTGGTGCACCACCCACCAGGTGCCCTTGATCTACGCCTCTTCGGCCGCCACCTACGGCGACGGGCGGCAGGGATTCTCCGACGACGCCTCCCCCCGCCATCTGGAGACGCTGCGTCCCCTGAACGCCTACGGCTGGAGCAAGCACCTGTTCGACCGCTGGGTGGTGCGGGCCTTGGGCAATGGCGAGCTTCGTCCGCCGCAATGGGCGGGGCTGAAGTTCTTCAACGTCTACGGCCCCAACGAGGCCCACAAGGGGACCATGAAAAGCGTGGTCGCCCAAATATTCCCCACGGTGAAGGCGGGCGGCACCTGCAAGCTGTTCAAGTCCCACCGCCCCGACTACGAGGACGGCGGCCAGTCGCGCGACTTCGTCTGGATCGGCGACTGCATCGACGTGATGACGTGGCTGCTGGACAATCCCGAAGCCAGCGGCCTGTTCAACTGTGGCACCGGCCAGGCCCGGTCCTTCAAGGATCTGGCCGCGGCCACCTACCGGGCGCTGGGGCAGGAGCCGAAGATCGAGTACATCCCGACGCCCGAAGCGATCCGCGACAAATACCAGTACTTCACCCAGGCCGACATGGGCCGCCTGCGCGCCGCCGGCTATGCCAGGCCCTTTACGGCGCTGGAGGACGGCGTGGCGCGCTACGTCCGCGACTTCCTGGACGCCGAGGATTCGTTCCGGTGA
- a CDS encoding rhodanese-like domain-containing protein, translated as MNADQIQSIAIQVAFVVGALVFVKYLPRLTAGVPFVEPQAVKKLMDEGKDVVVVDVRTAGEFTGSLGHIPGAINLTPGDLKERIGLVAEKLEAYKNEPVFVLCRTENRAPGGARVLKQAGFTNVAVVKGGMARWNREGFPVEGVGA; from the coding sequence ATGAACGCCGATCAGATCCAATCCATCGCCATCCAGGTCGCCTTCGTCGTCGGCGCCCTGGTGTTCGTCAAGTACCTGCCGCGCCTGACCGCGGGCGTGCCCTTCGTCGAGCCCCAGGCCGTCAAGAAGCTGATGGACGAAGGCAAGGACGTGGTGGTCGTCGACGTGCGCACGGCGGGCGAATTCACCGGCTCGCTGGGCCACATTCCCGGCGCCATCAATCTGACGCCCGGCGATCTCAAGGAACGCATCGGCCTGGTTGCGGAAAAGCTGGAAGCCTACAAGAACGAACCGGTCTTCGTGCTCTGCCGCACGGAAAACCGCGCGCCCGGCGGCGCCCGGGTGCTGAAGCAGGCCGGCTTCACCAATGTCGCGGTGGTCAAGGGCGGCATGGCGCGCTGGAACCGGGAAGGCTTTCCTGTGGAAGGCGTGGGCGCCTGA
- a CDS encoding ABC transporter substrate-binding protein — protein sequence MGAAASAAAAWVPSRFAIGGEAPVRIGIMLPYTGVYAQLGENITSGLTMRLKATGDKLGGRTYELHKVDSEANPSKAVDNATKLVKGKDVDFVVGPVHSGVALAMTKVMAKSPKTIMICPNAGADELTRGACLRNVFRTSFSNWQTGFSMGAEVLKRGHRRVVTLTWKYAAGQEMMAAFGESFRKAGGADPVEQLWVDFPDAEFQPVLTRIAALKPDAVFAFFSGSGAVKFIRDYDTALDRKQIPLYGTGFLTEGVLDAVGNHAEGIVTALHWAETLDSPENRLFLGDFRKTTGRMADVFAVQGWDTGTLLYRALDTVKGDTGATKDLIQAMEDAEISGPRGVWHMSKSHNPIQDFYLRQVEGGRNKVLGIAHAQLEDPGTGCKM from the coding sequence ATGGGCGCCGCGGCAAGTGCCGCCGCCGCCTGGGTCCCGTCGCGGTTTGCTATCGGCGGCGAGGCGCCGGTCCGGATCGGCATCATGCTGCCCTACACCGGGGTCTACGCCCAGCTGGGCGAGAACATCACCAGCGGACTGACGATGCGGCTCAAGGCTACCGGCGACAAGCTGGGCGGCCGGACATACGAACTCCACAAGGTCGACAGCGAGGCCAATCCCTCCAAGGCCGTCGACAACGCCACGAAATTGGTCAAGGGCAAGGATGTCGATTTCGTGGTCGGTCCGGTGCATTCCGGCGTCGCGCTCGCCATGACCAAGGTGATGGCCAAGTCGCCCAAGACCATCATGATCTGTCCCAACGCCGGGGCGGACGAATTGACGCGCGGCGCCTGCCTGCGGAACGTCTTCCGTACTTCTTTCAGCAATTGGCAAACCGGATTTTCCATGGGTGCCGAGGTGCTGAAGCGCGGCCATAGGCGCGTTGTCACCTTGACCTGGAAGTACGCCGCCGGCCAGGAGATGATGGCCGCTTTCGGCGAGAGTTTCCGTAAGGCAGGAGGCGCAGACCCGGTGGAGCAACTCTGGGTCGACTTTCCCGACGCCGAATTCCAGCCGGTGCTGACCCGCATCGCGGCCCTGAAGCCCGACGCCGTCTTTGCCTTCTTCTCCGGCTCGGGCGCGGTCAAGTTCATTCGCGACTACGACACGGCTCTGGATCGCAAGCAGATCCCTCTTTATGGCACCGGCTTTCTGACGGAGGGCGTGCTGGACGCGGTCGGCAACCACGCCGAAGGCATCGTCACCGCGCTGCATTGGGCCGAGACCCTGGATTCTCCGGAAAATCGCCTGTTCCTGGGCGACTTCCGCAAGACCACCGGCCGGATGGCCGATGTCTTCGCGGTTCAGGGATGGGATACCGGAACCCTGCTCTATCGCGCCCTGGACACGGTCAAGGGCGATACCGGCGCCACCAAGGACCTCATCCAGGCGATGGAGGATGCCGAGATTTCGGGGCCGCGCGGTGTCTGGCACATGTCCAAATCCCACAACCCGATCCAGGACTTCTACCTGCGGCAGGTCGAAGGCGGCCGCAACAAGGTCCTGGGCATCGCCCACGCCCAATTGGAAGATCCGGGCACCGGCTGCAAGATGTGA
- a CDS encoding branched-chain amino acid ABC transporter permease, with the protein MDASFVLIQALNGVQYGILLFLVASGLTLVFGIMGVINLAHGSFYMIGAYLAYWLTAKTGSLGGAVALGIPIAFALGLAVERFAVSFLYGQDHLKQVLLTYGLILVLNELQRMLWGSDVHSVPVPEILRGTVRLTETLSYPIYRLFLSAACLALAGGMAWVVRRTRLGMTIRAAAADRETAGALGIDTDRLFSLVFGAGAVLAALAGMLAAPIESVAPGMGEQVLVLCLVIVVIGGIGSVKGAFLGAMAIGLADSFGKTLLPETAGLFVYGLMAAALVWRPQGLFARGT; encoded by the coding sequence ATGGACGCCTCGTTCGTCCTGATCCAGGCCTTGAACGGCGTCCAGTACGGCATTCTGCTGTTCCTGGTGGCGAGCGGTCTTACCCTGGTGTTCGGCATCATGGGCGTAATCAATCTCGCCCACGGGTCCTTCTACATGATCGGCGCCTATCTGGCCTATTGGCTGACCGCGAAGACCGGCAGCCTGGGAGGCGCCGTGGCCTTGGGCATTCCCATCGCCTTCGCCCTGGGACTGGCGGTGGAGCGCTTTGCGGTCTCCTTCCTCTATGGCCAAGACCACTTGAAGCAAGTTCTGCTGACCTATGGGCTGATCCTGGTGCTCAACGAACTGCAACGCATGCTGTGGGGAAGCGACGTTCATTCGGTGCCGGTGCCGGAGATACTGCGGGGCACCGTCCGGCTTACCGAGACCCTGTCTTATCCGATCTATCGCCTGTTCCTGTCCGCGGCCTGCTTGGCCTTGGCCGGCGGCATGGCGTGGGTGGTGCGCCGGACGCGCCTCGGCATGACCATCCGCGCCGCCGCCGCGGACCGCGAGACGGCCGGAGCCCTGGGGATCGACACCGACCGCCTGTTCTCCCTGGTCTTCGGTGCCGGTGCGGTGCTGGCGGCCCTGGCCGGAATGCTCGCCGCCCCCATCGAGTCGGTGGCGCCCGGCATGGGCGAGCAGGTGTTGGTGCTCTGCCTGGTGATCGTGGTCATCGGCGGCATCGGCTCCGTCAAGGGCGCCTTCCTGGGCGCCATGGCCATCGGCCTAGCCGACTCCTTCGGCAAGACCCTTCTGCCCGAGACCGCCGGCCTTTTCGTCTACGGCCTGATGGCTGCGGCCTTGGTCTGGCGGCCGCAAGGCCTGTTTGCCCGGGGGACCTGA
- the parE gene encoding DNA topoisomerase IV subunit B: MGDDDLFAGAPRGKDDYSAKDIEVLEGLEPVRRRPGMYIGGTDEHALHHLVAEVLDNAMDEAVAGHASRIELELAADGAVTVRDNGRGIPVDPHPKFPRKSALEVILTTLHSGGKFSGKVYETSGGLHGVGVSVVNALSEKLVVEVARDRQLYSQTYSRGKPLGPLQALGAVQNRRGTTVVFSPDPQIFGTRARFKPAWLYRMARSKAYLFRGVEIRWSCDPSLLGEKEETPASAVLHFPGGLSDFLGTMLEGRPTVTAKAFAGQARLAPEGPGKAEWAVAWPADEEEGFFNSYCNTVPTPQGGTHEAGLRSALARGLKAYAEMIGNRAAAKIMAEDVVNGACAMLSVFIADPQFQGQTKEKLATAEAARLVENAVRDHFDHWLSGDPETAKALLDKIVERAEARLKRRQDKETKRQSATKRLRLPGKLADCSRTVNVGTEIFLVEGDSAGGSAKQARDRASQAILPLRGKILNVASASFDKMQANQELSDIVEALGCGTRDRFDPEALRYERIIIMTDADVDGAHIASLLMTFFYREMSKLVLGGHLYLAQPPLYRLVHGGKSVYARDDAHKDELLTKEFKANSKVEISRFKGLGEMPPASLKETTMDPAKRTLLRVVVPQGHNVEDHEEARQTAQLVESLMGRKPELRMAFIQEHARFVEEIDV, from the coding sequence ATGGGCGACGACGATCTGTTTGCCGGCGCGCCGCGCGGCAAGGACGACTATTCGGCCAAGGACATCGAGGTCCTGGAAGGCTTGGAGCCGGTACGGCGGCGGCCGGGCATGTACATCGGCGGCACCGACGAGCATGCGCTTCACCATCTGGTGGCGGAAGTTCTGGACAATGCCATGGACGAGGCGGTGGCCGGACATGCCAGCCGCATCGAACTCGAACTGGCGGCCGACGGCGCGGTGACGGTGCGCGACAACGGGCGCGGCATCCCGGTCGATCCCCATCCCAAGTTTCCCAGGAAGTCGGCGCTCGAAGTCATCCTCACCACCCTGCATTCGGGCGGCAAGTTCTCGGGCAAGGTCTACGAGACTTCGGGCGGCCTGCATGGCGTCGGCGTCTCGGTGGTCAACGCCCTGTCGGAAAAGCTGGTGGTCGAGGTGGCGCGCGACCGCCAGCTCTATTCCCAGACCTATTCGCGCGGCAAGCCGCTGGGACCCCTGCAGGCCCTGGGGGCGGTACAGAACCGGCGTGGCACCACGGTGGTCTTCTCGCCCGATCCGCAGATATTCGGCACACGGGCCCGCTTTAAGCCTGCTTGGCTCTATCGCATGGCGCGTTCCAAGGCCTACCTGTTCCGGGGGGTGGAAATCCGGTGGTCCTGCGATCCCTCCCTGCTGGGCGAAAAGGAGGAAACCCCCGCCAGCGCCGTACTGCATTTTCCTGGCGGCCTCTCGGATTTCCTGGGTACCATGCTAGAGGGTCGCCCGACGGTCACCGCCAAGGCCTTCGCCGGTCAGGCGCGTCTAGCTCCCGAAGGCCCCGGCAAGGCGGAATGGGCGGTGGCTTGGCCTGCCGATGAGGAGGAAGGCTTCTTCAACAGCTATTGCAACACGGTGCCGACACCCCAGGGCGGCACCCACGAGGCCGGGTTGCGGTCGGCGCTGGCCAGGGGCCTGAAGGCCTATGCCGAGATGATCGGCAACCGGGCGGCGGCCAAGATCATGGCCGAGGACGTGGTGAACGGCGCTTGCGCCATGCTGTCGGTCTTCATCGCCGATCCCCAGTTCCAGGGCCAGACCAAGGAGAAACTGGCGACCGCCGAAGCCGCCCGTCTGGTCGAGAACGCGGTGCGCGACCATTTCGACCACTGGCTGTCGGGCGATCCGGAAACGGCCAAGGCCCTGCTGGACAAGATCGTCGAGCGTGCCGAGGCCCGGCTCAAGCGCCGCCAGGACAAGGAAACCAAGCGCCAGTCGGCCACCAAGCGCTTGCGCCTGCCGGGCAAGCTGGCCGACTGTTCCCGCACGGTCAACGTCGGCACGGAAATTTTTTTGGTGGAAGGCGATTCTGCCGGCGGCTCGGCCAAGCAGGCGCGGGACCGCGCCTCCCAGGCGATTCTGCCGCTCCGGGGCAAGATTCTCAACGTGGCTTCGGCCTCCTTCGACAAGATGCAGGCCAACCAGGAACTGTCGGACATCGTCGAGGCCTTGGGCTGCGGAACCCGCGACCGCTTCGACCCGGAAGCGCTACGCTACGAGAGAATCATCATCATGACCGACGCCGATGTGGACGGCGCCCACATCGCCTCTTTGCTGATGACGTTCTTCTACCGCGAGATGTCGAAGCTGGTGCTGGGCGGGCACCTCTACTTGGCCCAGCCGCCGCTTTATCGACTGGTGCACGGGGGCAAGAGCGTCTACGCCCGCGACGATGCCCATAAGGACGAACTGCTGACCAAGGAGTTCAAGGCCAACTCCAAGGTGGAGATCAGCCGCTTCAAGGGCTTGGGCGAGATGCCGCCGGCCTCGCTGAAGGAAACCACCATGGACCCGGCCAAGCGCACCCTGCTGCGGGTGGTGGTGCCCCAAGGCCATAACGTCGAGGACCATGAGGAGGCTCGCCAGACGGCGCAACTGGTGGAAAGCCTGATGGGCCGCAAGCCCGAACTCCGCATGGCCTTCATCCAGGAACACGCCCGCTTCGTCGAGGAGATCGACGTCTAA
- the lgt gene encoding prolipoprotein diacylglyceryl transferase, translating to MLLAIPYPNIDPVLFQIGPLAIRWYALAYVAGLVLGWRLIVRLARKAPLPVKEIDIDDFLVWATLAVVLGGRLGYVLFYQTGYYLANPGAMLRVWEGGMSFHGGILGVAVAGIVFVKRRGISGLVFADLLSCGAPIGLFFGRLANFINGELFGRPADVPWAMVFPRGGPEPRHPSQLYEALLEGLVLFAVANLVYRNEALRRRPGLTAGVFIAGYGIARSVSEFFRQPDAWVLPWLTIGQALSLPMLAAGIALAVLALRRPAS from the coding sequence ATCCTGCTCGCCATTCCCTATCCCAATATCGACCCGGTGCTGTTCCAGATCGGGCCCTTGGCCATTCGCTGGTACGCGCTGGCCTATGTGGCCGGGCTGGTGCTGGGCTGGCGGCTGATCGTCCGCTTGGCCCGCAAGGCGCCCCTGCCGGTCAAGGAAATCGACATCGACGATTTCCTGGTCTGGGCTACCCTGGCCGTGGTGCTGGGGGGGCGGCTGGGCTACGTGCTGTTCTACCAGACCGGCTACTACCTGGCGAACCCGGGCGCCATGCTGCGGGTCTGGGAAGGCGGCATGTCCTTCCACGGCGGCATCCTGGGCGTGGCGGTGGCCGGCATCGTCTTCGTCAAAAGGCGGGGCATTTCCGGCCTGGTCTTCGCCGACCTGCTGTCCTGCGGCGCGCCCATCGGCCTGTTCTTCGGCCGCCTCGCCAATTTCATCAACGGCGAGTTGTTCGGCCGGCCCGCCGACGTGCCCTGGGCCATGGTCTTTCCGCGCGGCGGGCCCGAGCCCCGCCATCCCAGCCAGCTTTACGAGGCGCTGCTGGAAGGACTGGTGCTGTTCGCCGTCGCCAACCTGGTCTACCGGAACGAGGCGTTGCGCCGTCGTCCCGGCCTGACCGCCGGCGTCTTCATCGCGGGCTACGGGATTGCGCGTTCGGTGTCCGAGTTCTTCCGCCAGCCCGACGCCTGGGTGCTGCCCTGGCTGACCATCGGCCAGGCCCTGTCCCTGCCCATGCTGGCCGCCGGCATCGCCCTGGCGGTCCTGGCCCTGCGCCGCCCGGCGTCATGA
- a CDS encoding response regulator, producing the protein MPNYNLERLNFLIVDDNKHMRALVKTILHALGSRNCLEAGDGADAFKELRHFPADIIICDWNMSPLDGLDFVRLVRTGKDSPNPFVPIIMLTGHTEMNRVLEARDSGVHEFIAKPISAKGLYARVKAIIERPRPFVRTKIYFGPDRRRRASPNYNGPERRKANQPLPEGAPGAVADGPSLSQAEIEALLNG; encoded by the coding sequence ATGCCGAACTACAACCTTGAGCGCCTGAACTTCCTGATCGTCGACGACAACAAGCACATGCGGGCGTTGGTCAAGACCATCCTGCATGCGCTGGGCTCCAGGAATTGCCTGGAGGCCGGCGATGGCGCCGATGCTTTCAAGGAGTTGCGGCACTTCCCGGCCGACATCATCATCTGCGACTGGAACATGTCGCCGTTGGACGGCCTTGACTTCGTGCGTCTGGTGCGGACCGGCAAGGACAGCCCCAACCCCTTCGTCCCCATCATCATGCTGACCGGCCATACCGAGATGAACCGGGTTCTCGAGGCCCGCGATTCCGGGGTTCACGAGTTCATCGCGAAGCCGATCTCGGCCAAGGGATTGTATGCCAGGGTCAAGGCGATCATCGAACGGCCGCGGCCCTTCGTGCGCACCAAGATCTATTTCGGGCCCGATCGGCGCCGCAGGGCGAGCCCCAACTATAACGGTCCGGAAAGGCGCAAGGCCAACCAGCCTCTGCCGGAAGGGGCGCCCGGCGCTGTGGCGGACGGCCCAAGCCTCAGCCAAGCCGAGATCGAGGCGCTGCTCAACGGGTGA